Proteins from one Staphylococcus saprophyticus subsp. saprophyticus ATCC 15305 = NCTC 7292 genomic window:
- a CDS encoding DeoR/GlpR family DNA-binding transcription regulator, which produces MITEKRHELILTELSKQDFLTLQELIERTGCSASTIRRDLSKLQKFGKLKRVHGGATLNQSSALEPNLADKRSTNLREKQEIGRLAASQIENRDCVFLDAGSTTLEMIPYIKASDIIVVTNGLTHVEELLKHGIRTLIIGGEVKSTTFATVGASALETLRRYRFDKVFLGMNGIDLKYGLTTPDEQEAIIKHHAMQLGTQVYVLIDHDKYEKVYFAHVPLEEGVSIITSKKAQSLKQFHLFAGQYNFIGGTL; this is translated from the coding sequence ATGATAACGGAAAAACGCCATGAACTAATTTTGACTGAATTGTCAAAACAAGATTTTTTAACTTTACAAGAATTAATTGAACGCACAGGTTGTAGTGCTTCAACAATTCGGCGTGATTTATCAAAATTGCAGAAATTCGGGAAACTCAAAAGAGTACATGGAGGTGCAACGCTAAATCAATCATCTGCATTAGAACCTAACTTGGCGGATAAAAGAAGTACCAATTTAAGGGAGAAACAAGAAATTGGTAGGCTGGCAGCAAGTCAAATTGAAAATCGAGATTGTGTGTTTTTAGATGCCGGTTCAACAACATTGGAAATGATTCCTTATATCAAAGCGAGTGACATTATTGTTGTTACAAACGGCCTAACACATGTTGAAGAACTATTAAAACATGGCATCAGAACACTGATTATCGGTGGGGAAGTCAAATCTACAACATTTGCAACCGTTGGTGCGAGCGCTTTAGAAACATTGCGTCGTTATCGATTTGATAAAGTGTTTTTAGGAATGAATGGTATTGATTTGAAATATGGTTTGACGACACCAGATGAACAAGAAGCAATTATAAAGCATCATGCCATGCAATTAGGCACACAAGTTTATGTATTGATAGACCACGATAAATACGAAAAAGTTTATTTTGCACATGTACCTTTAGAAGAAGGGGTTTCAATCATTACTTCCAAAAAGGCACAATCACTTAAACAATTTCATCTGTTTGCTGGTCAATATAATTTTATTGGAGGCACATTATGA
- the ybaK gene encoding Cys-tRNA(Pro) deacylase: MKQKKTNAMRMLDRSKIPYEVNTYEVSEIHMDGESVAEKVGVDPGLVYKTLVLENTNHAHFVFVIPVRESLDMKAAAHAVGEKKLHLMPLDDLKKVTGYIRGGCSPIGMKRAFPTIIDQQAMDIDTLYVSGGERGTQIKIDVRDLINVTKAKVVEVIHK; encoded by the coding sequence ATGAAGCAAAAGAAAACCAATGCAATGAGAATGCTTGACCGAAGTAAAATACCGTATGAAGTTAATACTTATGAAGTTTCAGAAATACATATGGATGGCGAAAGTGTAGCTGAAAAGGTAGGCGTGGATCCCGGTCTTGTATATAAAACCCTTGTACTTGAGAATACAAATCACGCTCATTTTGTGTTTGTTATTCCAGTTCGCGAATCTTTAGATATGAAAGCGGCAGCGCACGCGGTGGGAGAGAAGAAACTGCATTTAATGCCACTTGATGATTTGAAAAAAGTTACTGGATATATCAGGGGTGGTTGCTCACCTATTGGTATGAAACGCGCATTTCCAACGATAATAGATCAACAAGCAATGGACATCGATACCCTTTATGTAAGTGGTGGTGAACGTGGCACACAGATTAAAATAGATGTTAGAGACTTAATTAATGTGACGAAGGCAAAGGTCGTTGAAGTCATACATAAATAA
- the galU gene encoding UTP--glucose-1-phosphate uridylyltransferase GalU gives MRKIKKAIIPAAGLGTRFLPATKAMPKEMLPILDKPTIQYIVEEAARAGIEDIIIVTGKHKRAIEDHFDNQKELEMILQEKGKTDLLEKVKYSTELANIFYVRQKEQKGLGHAIYSARQFIGDEPFAVLLGDDIVESDNPAIKQLIEAYEETGKSVIGVQEVDEAQTHRYGIIDPLQKFGRKYEVNEFVEKPKQGTAPSNLAIMGRYVLTPDIFDYLATQGEGAGGEIQLTDAIERLNRADQVYAYDFEGDRYDVGEKLGFVKTTIEYALKDESMHDELVEFIKKLKLN, from the coding sequence TTGAGAAAAATAAAGAAAGCAATCATACCAGCTGCTGGATTGGGTACACGTTTTTTACCAGCTACGAAAGCGATGCCCAAAGAGATGTTGCCTATTTTAGATAAACCTACGATTCAATACATAGTAGAAGAAGCGGCACGAGCAGGCATCGAAGATATTATTATAGTGACAGGTAAACACAAACGTGCCATTGAAGATCATTTTGATAATCAAAAGGAATTAGAAATGATTCTTCAGGAAAAAGGTAAAACAGATTTATTAGAAAAAGTTAAATATTCTACAGAACTTGCAAACATTTTTTATGTTCGACAAAAAGAACAAAAAGGACTAGGTCATGCAATATATTCGGCAAGACAATTTATTGGTGATGAACCATTTGCTGTCTTATTAGGTGATGACATCGTTGAATCAGATAATCCAGCTATTAAGCAACTGATTGAAGCTTATGAAGAAACTGGGAAATCTGTCATCGGTGTTCAAGAGGTGGATGAAGCACAAACACATCGTTATGGTATTATTGATCCACTACAAAAGTTTGGTAGAAAATATGAAGTGAATGAATTTGTAGAAAAACCAAAACAAGGCACTGCGCCTTCTAATTTAGCTATTATGGGGCGTTATGTTCTAACGCCTGATATTTTTGATTACTTAGCTACGCAAGGCGAGGGTGCAGGCGGAGAAATTCAACTCACTGATGCCATAGAACGCTTGAACAGAGCAGATCAAGTCTATGCATATGATTTTGAGGGCGACCGTTATGATGTTGGTGAAAAATTAGGTTTTGTAAAAACGACGATAGAGTACGCTTTAAAAGATGAATCAATGCATGATGAGTTAGTTGAGTTTATAAAAAAACTGAAGCTAAATTAA
- the norA gene encoding multidrug efflux MFS transporter NorA, with protein sequence MNKQFIILYFNIFLVFLGIGLVVPVLPVYLKDLGLKGSDLGILVAVFALAQMIISPFGGTLADKLGKKLIICIGLGLFAISEFLFAASHTFSLLIVSRILGGFSAGMVMPGVTGMIADISVGRDKAKNFGYMSAIINSGFILGPGMGGFLAEFSHRLPFYVAGFSGCVALILSIALIKNPKNSTQDGFTQYQPELLSKINWKVFLTPIILTLVLAFGLSAFETLFPLYTADKAHYSPLDISFAITGGGIAGAIFQVFFFDKFMKHFKELTFITYALLYSAIILLALTFVHSYWSIMIISFIVFIGFDMIRPAITNYFSNIAGNRQGFAGGLNSTFTSMGNFIGPLVAGTLYDINFEFPLYMSVLVMVLGMFVIFIEKMIRSRFSNI encoded by the coding sequence GTGAATAAGCAATTTATTATATTATATTTTAATATTTTTCTTGTCTTTTTAGGTATTGGTTTAGTTGTTCCGGTATTACCGGTTTATTTGAAAGACTTAGGCTTAAAAGGTAGTGACTTAGGTATACTCGTTGCTGTCTTTGCTTTAGCACAAATGATCATTTCACCATTTGGTGGTACGCTGGCAGATAAATTAGGTAAAAAACTGATTATTTGTATAGGTTTGGGTCTTTTTGCTATTTCAGAATTCTTATTCGCTGCAAGTCATACGTTCTCACTTTTAATCGTTTCTAGAATACTAGGTGGATTTAGTGCTGGTATGGTTATGCCGGGGGTAACAGGAATGATTGCTGATATTTCTGTAGGTAGAGATAAAGCGAAAAATTTCGGCTATATGTCAGCAATTATTAATTCGGGATTCATTTTAGGACCAGGGATGGGTGGATTTCTAGCAGAATTTTCACATAGATTACCGTTTTATGTGGCTGGTTTTAGTGGATGTGTGGCATTAATCTTATCGATTGCATTAATCAAAAATCCAAAGAACAGTACGCAAGATGGTTTCACTCAATATCAACCAGAATTACTATCAAAAATTAATTGGAAAGTATTTCTGACACCAATTATCTTGACACTTGTACTCGCTTTTGGCCTATCTGCTTTTGAAACGCTATTCCCATTATACACAGCAGATAAAGCACACTATTCACCATTAGATATTTCATTCGCGATTACTGGTGGTGGGATAGCCGGCGCAATATTCCAAGTGTTTTTCTTTGATAAATTCATGAAACATTTCAAAGAGTTAACATTTATCACTTATGCATTACTTTATTCTGCTATCATTTTATTGGCACTGACATTTGTTCATAGCTATTGGTCAATTATGATTATTAGTTTCATCGTGTTTATCGGATTCGATATGATCCGACCAGCGATTACAAACTATTTTTCTAATATTGCTGGAAATCGACAAGGTTTCGCAGGTGGGCTGAATTCTACATTTACCAGTATGGGCAACTTTATCGGGCCTCTTGTAGCAGGCACATTATATGATATCAATTTCGAATTTCCCTTATATATGTCAGTATTAGTAATGGTATTAGGTATGTTCGTTATATTTATAGAAAAAATGATTAGATCACGCTTCAGTAATATTTAA
- a CDS encoding PPC domain-containing DNA-binding protein, translating to MIYQVDGKTIVLVLEQGEDIVEAVTDIAREQNGKFGTVSGIGACSSAELNFYNLETQTYEKKLIDEPLELIGLMGNISHIDEQPFAHLHATFGTNQYETLSGHLTKAVVSATAEIIITMTNLDINRKHNETIGLNLLDL from the coding sequence ATGATTTATCAAGTAGACGGCAAAACGATTGTTTTAGTATTGGAACAGGGTGAAGATATTGTAGAAGCTGTAACTGATATTGCTAGAGAACAAAATGGTAAGTTTGGCACAGTCAGTGGTATTGGCGCTTGTTCAAGCGCAGAGCTCAACTTTTATAATCTAGAAACACAAACATATGAGAAGAAATTAATTGATGAACCATTAGAATTAATCGGTTTAATGGGCAACATTTCTCATATTGATGAACAGCCCTTTGCACATTTACACGCAACATTTGGAACCAATCAATATGAAACACTTAGTGGTCATTTAACAAAAGCCGTTGTATCTGCAACTGCTGAAATTATCATTACAATGACTAATCTAGACATCAATCGTAAACACAATGAAACCATTGGTTTGAATCTGTTAGATTTATAA
- a CDS encoding DUF1361 domain-containing protein: MSARYIARTVFLILIIISIFFNHYFPFMTLNLFLAYVPFELCLLLNLFKPIYKYEWPLFIIFALIFVFMVPNTLYMVTDLIHLNQFRFNFYQGLLITEWAYFAFLVAAVLLALYLLILMFLEIEQFTHRMWLNRLIIVAMMFLNGLGIYIGRFLRLHSVYLINEPLRIFNEVAASLKFDTLCFILLLVALQIIIYAFAKGVRSAK; the protein is encoded by the coding sequence ATGTCGGCTCGATATATTGCTAGAACTGTGTTCCTTATTCTAATCATTATTTCAATATTTTTTAATCATTATTTTCCGTTTATGACATTAAATTTATTTCTAGCATATGTGCCATTTGAACTATGCTTACTCTTGAATTTATTTAAACCTATTTATAAATACGAATGGCCGCTCTTTATTATATTTGCACTTATTTTTGTATTTATGGTTCCTAATACATTATATATGGTTACAGACTTAATCCATTTAAATCAATTTAGATTTAATTTTTATCAGGGTTTATTAATCACTGAATGGGCCTATTTCGCATTTTTAGTTGCAGCCGTATTACTCGCACTGTATCTATTAATTTTAATGTTTTTAGAAATTGAGCAATTTACACACCGTATGTGGTTAAATCGACTCATCATCGTAGCAATGATGTTCCTTAATGGACTCGGTATTTACATCGGTCGCTTCTTGCGTTTACATTCCGTTTATCTTATTAATGAACCACTCCGTATTTTTAATGAAGTTGCGGCAAGCCTGAAATTTGATACTTTGTGCTTCATTTTATTACTTGTAGCATTGCAAATTATCATATATGCATTTGCGAAAGGAGTGCGTAGTGCAAAATGA
- the mdh gene encoding malate dehydrogenase, producing MTKKKISIIGAGNTGATLAFIVAQHELADVVLIDRPDNEGQVKGKALDIFESSPVYGFDAKVTGSVNYADTADSDIVVITAGSPRKPGMSRDDLVQINEKVMFDVTKEIVKYSPDCKIIVLTNPVDAMTYSVLKASGFPKERVIGQSGVLDTARYQSFIAEALNVSIKDIRGLVLGGHGDTMVPLVNSTNVNGVPLHQLLNQTQIEQIVERTRKGGAEIVALLGNGSAYYAPASAVFEMIEAILKDQHRLLPSIALLEGEYGFSDICLGVPTVLSEKGIENIVELALSDNEQAQLRISADSVEEVKQALKNQ from the coding sequence ATGACCAAAAAGAAAATTTCCATAATAGGTGCTGGTAACACAGGCGCTACATTAGCATTTATTGTTGCGCAGCATGAGTTAGCTGATGTAGTGCTCATTGATCGACCAGATAACGAAGGACAAGTGAAGGGTAAGGCGCTAGATATATTCGAAAGCAGTCCGGTATATGGTTTTGATGCGAAAGTGACGGGTTCCGTGAATTACGCTGATACAGCCGATTCAGATATTGTTGTGATAACTGCAGGAAGTCCTCGTAAACCAGGTATGAGTAGAGATGACTTAGTACAAATTAATGAAAAAGTGATGTTCGATGTTACGAAGGAAATTGTAAAGTATTCACCGGATTGCAAAATTATCGTACTTACTAATCCAGTAGATGCGATGACCTATTCTGTGTTAAAAGCGTCAGGTTTTCCGAAAGAACGCGTGATTGGACAGTCTGGTGTATTAGATACTGCACGATATCAATCCTTTATTGCAGAAGCTTTAAATGTGTCAATAAAAGATATTAGAGGGCTTGTATTAGGCGGCCACGGTGATACAATGGTACCTTTAGTAAATTCAACCAATGTCAATGGTGTCCCTTTACATCAATTGTTGAATCAAACGCAAATAGAGCAAATTGTAGAACGTACAAGAAAGGGTGGCGCTGAAATTGTTGCTTTGCTTGGCAATGGTTCTGCATATTATGCCCCTGCGTCTGCAGTTTTTGAAATGATTGAAGCAATTCTAAAGGATCAACATCGTTTATTACCAAGTATCGCATTGTTAGAAGGAGAATATGGATTTTCTGATATCTGTTTAGGTGTACCAACTGTTTTAAGTGAAAAAGGTATCGAAAATATTGTTGAACTAGCACTTTCAGACAATGAACAGGCACAATTGCGCATCTCTGCAGACTCTGTAGAAGAAGTGAAACAAGCTTTGAAAAATCAATGA
- a CDS encoding DedA family protein, with product MEQWITHFMEQYGYWGIAFLIFLENVFPPIPSEIILTFGGFMTTKSDLSFIGVTITSTIGSVVGAIVLYGIGAWIGERNLYRFVNRYGKFLRVKTKDIDRTIQWFDKYGYWTIFFCRFVPLLRSLISIPAGLTRMNLPLFMLFTTIGTLIWNIVLIYLGQAVGGNWHAIVYYMDIYSRIIYIVLIILAIFIIWKWFKRQRKHK from the coding sequence ATGGAACAGTGGATTACACACTTTATGGAACAATATGGTTATTGGGGTATTGCTTTTTTAATTTTTCTAGAAAATGTCTTTCCGCCTATACCGTCTGAAATTATTTTAACTTTTGGTGGTTTTATGACTACTAAATCTGATTTAAGTTTTATTGGTGTGACCATTACGTCTACAATTGGTTCAGTTGTCGGTGCAATCGTCTTATACGGAATAGGAGCTTGGATTGGTGAACGCAATTTATATCGTTTTGTTAATCGATATGGAAAGTTTCTTCGTGTAAAAACGAAGGATATTGATAGAACAATACAGTGGTTTGATAAATATGGTTATTGGACTATTTTCTTCTGTCGTTTCGTGCCTTTGTTGAGAAGTTTAATCTCTATACCTGCTGGTTTAACAAGAATGAATCTACCATTATTTATGCTATTTACAACGATAGGAACATTAATATGGAATATTGTTTTAATTTATTTAGGTCAAGCAGTCGGCGGTAATTGGCATGCAATTGTGTACTATATGGATATTTATTCTCGCATTATATATATTGTACTGATTATCCTCGCCATTTTCATTATATGGAAATGGTTTAAGCGCCAACGCAAACATAAGTAA
- a CDS encoding aldo/keto reductase, translated as MDKVKINQYVSFSKVIQGFWRAQDWQWTPQQLNRYLNELVERGVTTMDHADIYGNYTCEGIFGEALKLSPQLRDEIEIVTKCGIVLPSSPEQDIHGHRYDHSKTHIRKAVDRSLQQLNVDYLDSLLIHRPSPLMDPHEVTEALKALVSEGKVRSFGVSNFNKSQYDLLSKCLVCDKLHITINQLEVSPYTLDAIDNGVINHMYKDDVKIMSWSPMAGGKLFDLADEKAARIMAIVSPLAQKYNVTTNGIIMAWLDKHPAAIMPVLGTHKIERIDDAIAGLEVTLTDQEWFDIYTASLGHDIP; from the coding sequence ATGGATAAAGTAAAAATAAATCAGTATGTCTCGTTTTCAAAAGTGATACAAGGGTTTTGGAGAGCACAAGATTGGCAGTGGACACCACAACAATTGAATCGTTATTTAAATGAGTTAGTAGAGCGCGGGGTCACAACGATGGACCATGCCGATATTTACGGTAATTATACATGCGAAGGTATTTTTGGTGAGGCTTTAAAATTATCACCTCAATTACGAGATGAAATTGAGATTGTGACGAAATGTGGTATCGTACTACCATCAAGCCCTGAACAAGACATTCATGGACACAGATATGATCATAGTAAAACACATATTCGAAAAGCAGTAGACCGTTCATTACAACAATTAAATGTTGATTATTTAGATAGTTTGCTTATCCATCGACCATCACCGTTGATGGATCCCCATGAAGTAACAGAAGCTTTAAAGGCTTTAGTAAGCGAGGGTAAAGTGAGATCATTTGGTGTCTCGAATTTTAATAAATCGCAATATGATTTGTTAAGTAAATGCCTTGTGTGTGACAAATTACACATTACAATAAATCAATTAGAAGTGTCGCCATACACATTAGATGCAATTGACAATGGTGTCATTAATCATATGTATAAAGATGATGTTAAAATTATGTCATGGAGCCCTATGGCGGGTGGCAAGCTCTTTGATCTAGCTGATGAAAAGGCTGCAAGAATTATGGCAATTGTTTCACCATTAGCACAGAAATATAATGTGACAACGAATGGCATCATCATGGCTTGGTTAGATAAACATCCTGCCGCAATCATGCCAGTGTTGGGTACGCATAAGATAGAACGGATTGATGACGCAATCGCTGGACTTGAGGTAACATTAACAGACCAAGAATGGTTTGATATTTATACAGCTTCATTAGGCCACGATATCCCTTAA
- a CDS encoding CobW family GTP-binding protein — protein sequence MKNIKQPKTPITIVTGFLGSGKTTFLSNYVKYLLRKNENPSIIVNEYGNLDVDSAALSDDVEVASILNGCVCCDLQQDLIKQLKHFLNKSAMHHIIIEATGIAHPIEIIAACQDPEIVANVQTPMVIGLLDAPRFLTRTQYTHSTKQLMEEQLEVSHAIVVNKMDLLKSDAYDDLKAIDKINSEAPKFYTTYADMHMDAFDTITNTSLPTKESHMHHHGINSVQYHFSGPIDRQLFYQFILRLPDNVLRLKGYVKFRDMPHETYEFQYAFGLPDYQIIDDEMPLTIVMIGEQIDENQIRNKLDMLQFT from the coding sequence ATGAAAAATATTAAACAACCTAAGACGCCTATTACAATTGTAACAGGTTTTTTAGGTAGTGGGAAAACAACTTTCCTTAGCAATTATGTGAAATATTTATTAAGAAAAAATGAAAACCCAAGTATCATCGTAAATGAATACGGCAATTTAGATGTAGATAGCGCTGCATTAAGCGACGATGTTGAAGTCGCATCGATATTAAATGGTTGCGTCTGTTGTGACTTGCAACAAGATTTAATAAAACAATTAAAACATTTTCTTAACAAAAGTGCAATGCACCATATTATAATTGAGGCGACGGGTATTGCACATCCGATAGAAATTATTGCGGCATGCCAAGATCCTGAAATTGTCGCTAATGTCCAAACGCCTATGGTAATAGGATTATTAGACGCACCAAGATTTTTGACCAGAACCCAATATACCCATAGTACAAAACAATTGATGGAAGAACAATTAGAAGTAAGTCATGCAATTGTAGTCAATAAAATGGATTTATTAAAAAGTGATGCGTATGATGATCTTAAAGCTATTGATAAAATTAATTCAGAAGCGCCCAAATTTTATACAACTTATGCAGATATGCACATGGATGCTTTTGATACGATTACAAATACATCATTGCCAACTAAAGAAAGCCATATGCATCATCATGGTATAAATAGTGTACAATACCATTTTTCTGGGCCGATTGATCGTCAATTATTTTATCAATTTATTTTACGGCTCCCAGATAATGTTCTAAGATTAAAGGGATATGTTAAATTTCGTGATATGCCTCATGAAACTTATGAATTTCAATATGCATTTGGTCTCCCAGATTATCAAATTATTGATGATGAAATGCCATTAACGATTGTGATGATTGGTGAACAGATTGATGAAAATCAAATACGCAACAAATTAGACATGTTACAGTTCACTTAA
- a CDS encoding MarR family winged helix-turn-helix transcriptional regulator, translated as MSEPLNLKEQLCFSLYNAQRQVNRYYSNNVFKKYKLTYPQFLVLTILWADSPVNVKKVVTELALDTGTVSPLLKRMEQVDLIKRERSEVDQREVFIHLTDKSEAIRPELDTACQDVAVASSLSPDESQELNRLLSKVINAFTEEKSK; from the coding sequence ATGTCTGAACCACTTAATTTAAAGGAACAACTTTGCTTTAGTTTGTATAATGCTCAAAGACAAGTAAATCGCTACTACTCAAATAATGTCTTTAAAAAATACAAACTGACTTACCCACAATTTTTAGTATTAACAATTTTATGGGCTGATTCACCTGTCAATGTAAAGAAAGTCGTAACAGAATTAGCATTAGATACAGGTACTGTATCTCCATTACTCAAGAGAATGGAACAAGTTGATTTAATCAAACGTGAACGTTCTGAAGTAGATCAACGTGAAGTGTTTATTCATTTAACTGACAAAAGTGAAGCAATTCGTCCAGAATTAGACACGGCTTGTCAAGATGTTGCTGTTGCATCATCATTAAGCCCAGATGAATCTCAAGAGTTAAATCGATTACTTTCAAAAGTAATCAATGCCTTCACTGAAGAAAAATCTAAATAA
- the cydC gene encoding thiol reductant ABC exporter subunit CydC, translating into MKPHIQFKIDKDLILSILIGVVGSLVALGMFFLSGYMITQSALGAPLFALMILIVSVKMFGFLRAIARYIERLLSHRATFTMLRNVRVQFFKKLLPVIPDVYRKFNSSDLIARMIGRVEALQNIYLRVYYPPVVIGITATITVLTMIYFSYVHAIIICVSMIATLLVIPWLSAKKARQIKKQVNQVQSGFLNHFYDYKEGYVELVRFDRTTYYKTALLDQLEQYEDAQAKEQRFLSLYEYSLNIVSMIALFFTLYLGVVQVQNHQLDVVYLTSIVLMMLTLFEQAIPMSNVAYYKGDTDEAIENINEVIAHPMVQGTEQMQRDLNEANLLFDIQAVDFKYWNQSSNVLSNIQCTINKGEHVAIVGPSGSGKSSLLQLMLGLYQSEKGSILFNQQDIVKIKDKEKYGHINALLQSQQLFDGTVRENLFAEKRDLEMREVLDDLGLAHIDLDRMITLSGQTLSGGEVQRLAIARLFLKHAPIWILDEPTTALDIYHTDKVMEAIHQTAQTLIVATHDLRLLPHFDRIIVMQDGVILEDGSYQALLNKTNGYLHQMVAINAD; encoded by the coding sequence ATGAAACCACATATTCAATTTAAAATAGACAAAGATTTGATTTTATCAATACTAATTGGTGTCGTTGGTAGTTTGGTAGCGTTGGGTATGTTCTTCTTAAGCGGGTACATGATTACACAAAGTGCATTAGGTGCGCCTTTATTCGCTTTAATGATCCTGATTGTATCTGTTAAAATGTTTGGATTTCTAAGAGCGATTGCACGTTATATCGAAAGACTTTTATCCCACAGAGCGACATTTACGATGTTGAGAAATGTGAGAGTTCAGTTTTTCAAGAAATTATTACCCGTCATACCCGATGTATATCGTAAATTTAATTCTAGCGATTTGATTGCGCGTATGATTGGCAGGGTGGAAGCACTACAAAATATTTATCTGAGAGTGTATTATCCTCCAGTAGTTATTGGCATTACAGCAACGATAACTGTTTTAACAATGATTTATTTTTCATATGTACATGCAATTATTATCTGCGTGAGTATGATTGCAACTTTATTGGTTATACCTTGGTTGAGTGCTAAAAAAGCGCGACAAATAAAAAAACAAGTCAACCAAGTACAAAGTGGTTTTTTAAATCACTTTTACGATTATAAAGAAGGTTACGTAGAACTCGTTCGTTTTGATAGAACAACATACTATAAAACAGCATTGTTAGATCAGTTAGAACAATATGAAGACGCACAAGCGAAAGAGCAACGATTTTTATCTCTATATGAGTATAGTTTAAATATTGTCTCAATGATTGCACTGTTTTTTACCTTATATTTGGGTGTTGTCCAAGTGCAAAATCACCAATTAGACGTCGTTTATTTAACGAGTATCGTGCTCATGATGTTAACGTTGTTTGAACAAGCCATTCCGATGAGTAATGTGGCCTACTATAAAGGTGATACAGATGAAGCAATTGAAAATATAAATGAAGTGATTGCGCATCCGATGGTACAAGGTACCGAACAAATGCAAAGAGATTTGAATGAAGCTAATTTGTTATTCGATATTCAAGCAGTAGATTTTAAATATTGGAATCAATCAAGTAATGTGTTATCCAATATTCAATGTACTATTAACAAAGGTGAACATGTTGCAATCGTTGGTCCTTCTGGTTCAGGGAAAAGCTCATTACTTCAACTCATGCTAGGTTTGTATCAAAGTGAGAAAGGGAGCATATTATTTAACCAACAAGATATAGTGAAAATTAAGGATAAGGAAAAATATGGTCATATAAATGCCTTATTACAATCACAACAACTTTTTGATGGAACAGTTCGTGAGAATTTATTTGCTGAAAAGCGTGATCTTGAAATGAGAGAAGTACTTGATGACTTGGGGCTAGCGCATATTGATTTGGACAGAATGATTACACTTTCAGGTCAAACATTATCTGGTGGAGAGGTTCAAAGATTGGCAATAGCAAGGTTGTTTTTAAAACATGCGCCTATTTGGATATTAGATGAGCCGACAACGGCATTGGATATATATCATACCGATAAAGTGATGGAAGCAATTCATCAAACTGCGCAAACCTTGATAGTGGCAACACATGATTTAAGACTATTGCCACATTTTGATAGAATTATAGTTATGCAAGATGGCGTTATTTTAGAAGATGGCAGTTATCAGGCGCTATTGAATAAAACGAATGGTTATTTACACCAAATGGTAGCCATTAATGCTGATTAA